A section of the Candidatus Methanomethylicota archaeon genome encodes:
- a CDS encoding chloride channel protein, with the protein MTFCRGRFLELEKYWLLPILLGFVIGLAVFVMVCIYRILNHVSLLIVNFDPIFIFASTVIAILSGYLTVKLFADSKGCGCGTELVIERYHHKSGFVSLRDTVSKTLASAITIGFGGSAGLEGPSLLLGGGISSFITRRLGLSQKDVKALFLCGAAAGFSAIFKAPLTGILFALEIPYRRDVETEVFVPASIASVTAYFTSAMTLGTETIFSSSTLVTPTFPTLMHAIFIGVLTAFVALAFMETFEKMHALSMWLSMRIPPLLMCVFAGLILGLIGFFHPEVLWLGYDFIHKIITTDLGRLSITTLIAVLILKILATSLTLNFGGSGGLFVPSIYVGGTLGLIYAQIMGLEPTILYVTLAMSALLAATSKSLLTSISLIAETVGPSSIILALISSSISYFLTGSRSFYKSQLISKVDVGIPHESMDKHSF; encoded by the coding sequence TTGACATTTTGCCGTGGAAGATTTCTCGAGTTGGAAAAGTATTGGCTTTTGCCTATACTCTTAGGTTTTGTGATTGGTTTAGCTGTATTTGTCATGGTCTGCATATATAGAATCTTAAACCATGTTTCACTGTTGATAGTAAATTTTGATCCAATTTTCATTTTCGCCTCCACGGTTATTGCAATTCTTAGTGGATACTTAACTGTAAAACTCTTTGCAGATAGTAAGGGGTGCGGTTGTGGAACTGAACTTGTAATTGAGAGGTATCATCATAAAAGTGGCTTTGTAAGTTTGAGGGATACTGTAAGTAAAACTCTGGCTTCAGCAATAACCATAGGTTTTGGTGGAAGTGCAGGGTTGGAGGGGCCGAGCCTCCTACTTGGAGGTGGAATTTCCTCTTTCATTACTAGGAGGCTGGGGTTAAGTCAGAAGGATGTGAAGGCCTTGTTTTTATGTGGTGCAGCTGCAGGGTTCTCAGCCATATTTAAAGCTCCATTAACTGGAATATTGTTTGCACTTGAGATACCATATAGGAGGGATGTTGAAACTGAAGTTTTCGTTCCAGCTTCAATAGCTTCAGTTACCGCTTACTTCACTTCAGCCATGACTCTTGGGACTGAAACTATTTTCTCATCATCCACACTTGTAACGCCAACTTTCCCCACGCTTATGCATGCAATTTTTATTGGTGTTTTGACGGCCTTTGTTGCTTTGGCATTTATGGAAACATTTGAGAAAATGCATGCTTTGAGCATGTGGTTGTCCATGAGAATCCCCCCACTTTTAATGTGCGTATTTGCTGGATTGATTCTTGGCTTAATAGGGTTTTTCCATCCAGAAGTTCTTTGGCTTGGCTATGATTTCATCCACAAGATAATTACAACGGATTTGGGGCGCTTATCCATTACAACTTTAATTGCAGTTTTAATACTCAAAATTTTAGCTACAAGTCTAACCTTGAATTTCGGTGGGAGTGGTGGGCTTTTCGTTCCATCAATTTATGTTGGTGGAACCCTTGGGCTGATTTATGCGCAGATAATGGGACTCGAACCAACAATCTTATATGTAACATTGGCTATGAGCGCACTACTGGCTGCAACGAGTAAGAGCTTATTGACAAGCATATCCCTAATCGCTGAAACTGTAGGTCCAAGTTCCATAATACTTGCATTAATCTCCTCCTCAATAAGTTACTTCCTCACGGGAAGTAGATCTTTCTATAAAAGTCAACTTATAAGCAAAGTTGATGTTGGCATACCCCATGAATCCATGGATAAGCATTCTTTTTAA